The stretch of DNA GAGTACGCCGAAAACAAGAAGAAGATGAAAGCTCTAAAAAGATGTCTCTAGAAGAACAACTTTTGTCAGAAATCAGAGATCTTTTAGCTAAGAAAAAATGAATTTATGGATGGTTTGCCTCATGGAACACAGGAAAAAACATTTCCACAGTTGTTCCATGATTGGGTTTTGAAAATAATAAAAATTGACCACCACTTTCTTCCACCATTGCCTTACACAGCGGTAACCCCAAACCAGTTCCCATAAAAGCACTATCACCAGATCTGCCATCTTTACGCTCTACCTGACCATAAGGTTGCAATGCCTGTACAATCTCTTCATCACTCATCCCTATACCGTTATCACTTACTGCAATCTTTACGCGCTCTTTTTTTCCATAAGAAACATGAACAATAATTTGCCCACCCGATGGCGTAAAACGAATGGCATTGGAAAGAAGATTCCATACAATTTGCCGCAATATCTGCTGTGACACCCCAATAAATGGCACATGAGCTGGAGCAACAATACGCATGATAATGCCATTATGATTAGCCTGTGTTTCAAGAAAAGCCATACTAGCACGCAAACAAGATATCACATCAAATGCTTCAGCTATAAGAGGCGTATTGATCTGGTCATTCGAGCCAGAATAATTTGCTTTCGAGCATTCTAGCAATTGATTAACCAACGATAATATATGTTTTCCAGATGAGACAATATCGCGTAAATATCCACGATAACGTTCATTGTCTATCATACCAAAACGGCCATCTCTCATAATTTCTGCAAAACCAATGAGAGCATTCAAAGGCGTCCGCATTTCATGAACAACTCCAACTATTTTATTCTCTTCTGCTTTTTTATCTATTGGTGGAGTTGTTCCTGTCATATCATGCAATATAACAGCATAATTGTCTTGCCGTGCCAAAGGTATAATCGTCATAGAAACTGTTATATTTTTATGATTTTTCGTCACCAACTCAGCTGTTTCGCGATTGAAAATCCGACTTTTTCCTTTTGCACGGATCAATTTAAAATATTTTTCAACTAAAAATTGGCTCTGCAAAGTAAATAATGATGATAATGGTTGTGCCAGCAATTCATTTATTTCATAGCCAGTTAATGCCAAAGCAGCACTGCTGACCGATTGAATAAAGCCCTGTCTATCTAACCAAAAAACGCTTTTAATCGCTGTATCCAACAATGATAAAACCACTGCTGGCTCTTTTATGAGAGTTTGTTCTATAGTATTTGCCGTCAATGTCTGTGCACTTGGCAACAAAACCGCCGTTTCCTTAACCAAGTGCTCGCATCTTACAGATGAATGCAACTCTCCACGCAATCGTTCTGCGATCTCACGAAAAGCTGAACGCTCTATCTCCGAAAGACTCTGCATTTTGGTATCCGATTCTTTATCTACTTTCTCTTGAACTTTTTCTTGCATCTTCAAACCACGAAAACCCTTAAGCCACTGTTTGGCATAAAAAAATTAGCAAAGCAGATAATTCAACACCAAGGTATTGTGGACAATCACCAACAAGCCATTGAACCATCTGTTGCTCTAAAGCGCAGCTTCTTCAATAAAACCACTAAGTAATTGATACCGCTCATCATAAAATTGATTGGCGAATTCATGAAAGTAAGACTCTAAAATATGAAGACGATATAAGTCCAACAATTTCAGCTAACTCTTTTGAAACATAAAAAAACTGACCGTTGTTATCCATTTTCCAAGTAAAATGTCGTAGCAAAAGTTCTAGCATAAAATGAAAAGGTTTCTGCATAATCTTCAACTCATCTGCATTTAGTGGCACGCATAAAACAAAAAACTTGCCGGTTTTACTTCTAAGCGAATTACGAACACTTAACTATAGATAAAACAGTTTTTATTGGCATCCCATTACCAATCGTCTGT from Bartonella taylorii encodes:
- a CDS encoding sensor histidine kinase — its product is MQEKVQEKVDKESDTKMQSLSEIERSAFREIAERLRGELHSSVRCEHLVKETAVLLPSAQTLTANTIEQTLIKEPAVVLSLLDTAIKSVFWLDRQGFIQSVSSAALALTGYEINELLAQPLSSLFTLQSQFLVEKYFKLIRAKGKSRIFNRETAELVTKNHKNITVSMTIIPLARQDNYAVILHDMTGTTPPIDKKAEENKIVGVVHEMRTPLNALIGFAEIMRDGRFGMIDNERYRGYLRDIVSSGKHILSLVNQLLECSKANYSGSNDQINTPLIAEAFDVISCLRASMAFLETQANHNGIIMRIVAPAHVPFIGVSQQILRQIVWNLLSNAIRFTPSGGQIIVHVSYGKKERVKIAVSDNGIGMSDEEIVQALQPYGQVERKDGRSGDSAFMGTGLGLPLCKAMVEESGGQFLLFSKPNHGTTVEMFFPVFHEANHP